The Winogradskyella schleiferi genome contains the following window.
AAGAAGAAATTACTGCTTCAGGACTGAGTAATATTAATGCAGGAATGTATATCTATCCAGTTCACCAAGCTGCTGACATTTTGTTTTGTAAGAGTAATGTGGTCCCTGTTGGAAAGGATCAATTACCTCATATAGAATTAACTCGGAAAATCGCAAAGCGCTTTAATACCAAATTAAATAAGAATATTTTTACAGAACCAGTTGCACTTTTTACTGATACCCCTACTATTCTTGGGTTAGACGGTATTCAAAAAATGAGTAAAAGTCGCAACAATTCAATTATGATAAAGTCAACCGCTGATGAAACAGTAAAACTAATAAAATCTGCCAAAACTGATTCAAGTCGTTACATATCTTACGACCCCGAAAACAGACCAGAGGTTTCCAACTTACTTAAGTTAGCTTCCTTATGTTCAGATATAAGTCCAACAGATATAGCTGATAAAATTGGCGACCAAGGTGCAGGAAAACTTAAACAGCTAACAGCAGAAGCTATAAACACATATTTTGAGTCTATTCGAAAAAAAAGAATAGAGCTTGAAAAAAATAAAGACTATGTCAGAGATATTTTGCTTAAAGGTATAAGCAAAGCGAGAGAAACCGCTATTGAAACTTTAAGTGAAGTCACTGAAGCAATGAATATGAAGATATAATGGCACTACCCACAATTTAATAACAAATAACTTATGAAATTTTGATAGTAAAAAAATTAGAGAATACAACATTTGATATAATCGTTGATTGTTTTTTAAGGTCTTTCGAGAATTACTATGTTAAAGTTCCAACTGACAAAAATTATTATAAAGAGAGATGGAAAATATCAAAAGTTGATTATGCTCTTTCTTATGGAATGTTTGATGGAGATAAATTAGTTGGATTTATAATTAACGCCATAGATAAACGTAATGGAGAAAAAATAGCCTTTAATACCGGAACAGGTGTACTTCCAGAATATAGAGGAAGAAGAATAGTTAAATCGATTTACGATTTTGCTATACTAGATTTAAAAATAAATGGAGTTACAAAATGTTCATTAGAGGTAATCATTGAAAATACTAAAGCAATAAAATCTTATCAAAGAATTGGATTCGAAATTTGTAAAACATTTAATTGCTTCAGTGGAGAAATTAAATTAATCTCAAATGCTAAAATTGAGATGAATAAAGTTGACTATAATACTTTTGATTGGGGAAAATTACCTAATCAAAATTTATATTCTTGGGATTTTAACTTAGAAGTAATTAAAAACGGAGATTACGATTACTATCAAATTACAAAGGATAATTTTCTTGAGTCTTTTTTTGTTGTAAACCCCAAAAATGAATATTTAGCACAATTTGAGATTTTAAAAGAAAGTGATGACTGTTGGAATAGATTATTTAAAGGGATAAAAGAAGTATCAAACTCAATAAAAATAATAAATGTTGATACAAGATTAAACGAGAAAATAAATTTCATCAATTCAATTGGATTATCGAATACTGTTAATCAATATGAAATGGAAATGAATATATAAACTGTAGCCAACACCCTGCATAATTAATGGCTATTTAGAGGCTACTTACGAAAATCCTCACAGATTTTATATTCAGTTTTTATTTGCTAAATTAAGTGCTTAAACACGCCACTAATCATACACGAAAACCGTTGCCATTAATTAAAAACTGCAACAGTTTAATTAATTTATAGTCTTTCAATAAAATTTCAAAAATGAATAGAATAAAAACTCTAAAATTTCAAAAATGAATACAATAAAAACTCTCTTTTTTCTAATATCAATAATCTTTTTCACAAACTGTCAAAACAAAAACAATCCGACGGTAAAGTATTTGTCTGAAACAACAATAAACCAAATAGACACATTGATGAAAGTGTCATTTGATCGTGGATTATTCAACGGGAATATCCTTATTGCAAAAGACAATAACATTATATATCAAAATGAATTTGGATATTCAGATGCCTCTAGATCAAAAAAACTTAGTAGAAACTCAATATTTAACATTGGTTCTATAGCAAAAGAATTCAACGCTGTTGCGATAATGATTTTAAAAGAAAGAGGGTTACTTAATTTGGATGATAAAATCTCAAATTTTGAATTGCAATTACCAGAATGGTCAAATACCATTAGAATTAGGCATCTACTTCAATATACTAGTGGACTGCCAAGAATCAACTGGAACAATATTAAAAATGACAACGATATCTATAACGAATTAAAAAATATTAAACATCTAAGTTTTAAACCTGGCACAGATTACTTGTACAGTAACAATAATGTTTTTCTACAAAGAAGAATTGTTGAACAAGTATCTGGAATGAGTTTTAATGATTTCATTAAAAAAAACCTACTTATTCCTGGTGGTATGACAAATACTATTATTGACGCGGATACTCAAAACCCTGAATTAGTAACCGCATTTAATAATGCTTTTGTAAATGATAGAGCAATGGATATTGAATTCTCTGGATGGGTAAACCCTACTGCAAATGATATGTATAAATGGATAATCAACTTACATTCAGGACAGTTTATATCTGATAAATCGTTAATTACTTTATTTGATTCGCATTCTAAGGAGAGTTCTTCTGCTTTAGGAATTGGTGTCATTGAGAATGACACTTTGCTAATTCATCAACATCATGGATCATCTTTCAATTATGAATCTTTTATCCATTATAATGTGAAAGAAGATTTATCAATCGTTTTAATGACAAATAATAAAAACCGTAAGCTTCGAGAAATAACTGATGCAGTCGAAAATATTTTAAAAGGCAATTCCTTTTCAATACCACAGAAGTCTATTTATTTCGCAATTAGAGAAAAATGTTATGATAATGCTAATGAGGGAATTCAGTTATATAAAAACTTAAAAAAGCAAAATTTTTCTGAATTTAATTTTTCGGATGAAAATGAATTAAATCAACTTGGCTATGATTTGATTAAGAAAGGTCAAATAGAAGAGGCTATTAGCATTTTTACATTACTTATCTCAGAATTCCCAAATTCATCAAATGCATTTGATAGTATGGGCGAAAGTTATTTCTTAAATGACCAATTTGAATTATCAAAAATAAGCTATCAAAAATCTTTAGAACTCAATCCTGAAAATACAAATGCAGAAGAAATGATAAACAGAATTGAAAAAATAAATGTAAAAACAAACTAATGGCAACAAAGATGGATATAAAAAAAAGAGTAATCCTCTGCTGAGACTATAATGATGAGAGACAATATTTAAGTCATAAATTCTCTTGTCTTCAATTAGTATTTTTTTTGCAATTAATCCAAGCCTTAAATATTTCATAGCTTAAATTCTTAAAATTAATAACAAACGCTTATCGCTTCTTATTCGCGCTCATGTATTTCTTTTTTCTATTTTTAAAGAAAATACGTTGCTTTGTTATTCATATGAGTTTAAGTTATATCAAGAAAATATCAAAAACCCGTTTGTATTGGCTTTGCCAATTGATGGGCTGGTGCTTGGTGTCAACTTATTGGGCATACACCGTATATACCAGAGATAATTATGGAATTTTATATACATTTTTAAATTATGTTTTAGATGTGGCAATTGGAATTTTCTTAACACATGTGTATAGAATATATGCATTAAAAGCTAACTGGAGTCAATTGCCAATTAAAAAGTTACTTATTCGTGTTATTCCAAGTATCCTTTTGTTAGCGCTTCTATACGTGTTAATAAACAACTTAAAATGGTATACGTATTGGACTTTTATTGCAGGCGAGGATAAAAATTTCTTTGAAGCCATCATGTACTGGGATCCAATTTTACTTACAGGACTTAGACTAATGTCTATTTGGATATTGGCCTATCACTTGTATCATTACTATCAAAAAGAAGTGGTTACGGCAAGAGAGAATGCGCAACTTTCCTTAATCGCAAAACAAGCCCAGTTAGATAATTTATCAGCGCAATTAAATCCACATTTCTTATTCAATTCTTTAAATTCTATTAAATCATTAGTCATCGAAAACCCTAACGTTGCCAGAAGAGCTATTGATTTATTATCAGATTTATTGCGGTCATCCTTATATGAAAAAGACAAAGATCTAATTAACATTGAAAATGAATTGGCTTTAGTTTATGATTACATTGAATTAGAAAAGCTGCGTTATGAAGAACGACTGCAACTCAAAACGAATATTGATGAAAGCCTTATTAATTATAAGATTCCCACCTTAAGTATTCAGTTGTTAATCGAAAACGCCATTAAACATGGCATCGATTTAAAAGTTGATGGTGGCGTTATTAACTTAAAAATTAAAAAGAAGGATAGTCATATTCATATTACGGTTGAGAATCCTGGTGTACTTAATGAAAACAAAAGTGGTGGCTTAGGTTTAGAAAACTTAAAAAAACGCTTAGAAATTCAATATAAAGGTCAAGCTAATTTGAGTTTAACAGCGACTGAAAGTAATCAGGTCTGCGCAGAACTAATAATTCCAATGCATATAAACGATGAAAAGATTTAAAACCATAATCATTGATGATGAACGTTTAGCAAGAGAAGAAGTAAAACGTGCATTAGAAAAACATAAAGAGTTTGAAATTATAGGCGAAGCCAGTCATGTAGATGAAGCCATAACTTTAATTGAAGACTTACAACCAGACCTGTTGTTTTTAGATATTCATATGCCTGGGAAATCTGGGTTTGATTTACTGGAAGAACTAACAAATGTGCCTGACGTTGTTTTTACAACGGCCTATGATCAATATGCTGTAAAAGCGTTTGAGATGAACGCTTTAGACTATTTGGTAAAGCCTTTAAGAGATGAACGTTTTTCTAAAACTATTGAAAAGGTAAAGGAAGAATTGTCGCATAGGGTAAAATTAGAGCCTATCACCTTACCGATGCATCAAAAGATATTTATAAAAGATGGTGAAAAATGCCATTTTATTCCACTAACAGATATTTATTTTATTGAATCATTAGAAAATTATGCACGACTTTATTTTGGTTCGGATAAAGCAATGATAAAGCGTTCTTTAAATTTATTAGCAGAAAAATTAGACCCTAAAGTCTTTTTCCGTGTGAATCGTAGTCAAATGATTAACATACATTACATCAAAGAGATTCACCCCTACTTCAATAATAAATTACAAATTATATTAACTACTGGTGAAAAAGTAGAAGTGTCTAGCAGGCAGTCCGTTAAGTTTAAAAACTGGAATAGTTTATAAAGAGAAAATCGCTAAGCTTTCTAACGTTCATTGACATTTATTTACGCTCATGTACTTTTGCTTTTTTGATAGAATTAGATGCCTTTACTTTGTACTATTATTAATTTAAAAGTCTTATTATGAAGTATTTAAAAGTAGTATTTGAAATAGTAAAAATCGTATATCTAGTGCTGATTTCAGTGTTAATATCTTGTAATGAAAATACAGTTTCAGTAGCAGAACAACCAACCTTAACCGATTATAGTGTTGGAGAACAATGGACTTGGAAATATAAAGGCGTAACCACTGAAGGCGAAGTACGTTCAGAAGGCGAAGACAAAAGGGAAATAGTTAATATGGATGGTGACTTAGGTATGGTCATTGCAAAAGACACGATTCCAGTTTCAGACATTGTAAAGCCAGAAGAAAGCGAAACACCAAGATATAAATGGCCTTTAGAAGTCGGTAAAACATGGCGATATGAAAAAAACTGGACAAGTCAAGATGGTACCACAGGAACACAAAGTCAAGATGCAAAAGTGTTATCCTACAAAGAAGAAACAGTAGACGCTGGAACCTTTATGGCTTATACCATAGAATACAAGGGAACGGTTTCTAATTCTAGAGGATACAACGCACAAACTGATGAAGTTTGGTTGTATGCACCAGAACTAAAAAACTTTATTAAAATGACGCAAACTCAAGACGGCTTTTTGTACAATGAAGAGTTAATCCAGTACATAGACCCAAATAGGAAATAGTTAGTTTTTTATCAATTTTCAAACGTAAAACAATGAAAAAATTAGTCCTGATATTATTTTTATTCGCAATTAGCGTTACTTCTTTTGCACAAGAATTGCCATTTAAAAAGGTGAAACTATCAGATTCAGTAGCGCTTGAAAACCAAATGCAGCAATTAGCAAGACAATGTGACATTCAAAATTTATCAGCAATAGACCAGTTTAAGTTCCAGGTAATAAGAGGTGAATATAAAAACGCATTAACTTCAATAAAAAAAAGAATAGCAGAAACACCAAGAGATCAACGACAGTATTTAGATGTATACGTGCATTATGTAGAGGCAAAGCTTTATAAGAATTTTAAAGATGCGTTTAAAAACTCTTACAGAAAATACGTAAAGAATTCTGATGACATACAAGTTATTAATTTAAACAAATTCCTTATAGTTAGAGACCCAACTGATTATTACGTTAGTAATTTTAATACCACGTATACTAGTATTGAATCTGAAAAGATATCCCAGGCTACTGCTATAGATGTAGTAAAAAAGTACTTTTTAAAAACAGTCTTTTCAGAAACTAGAGCAATATACTTTAGTGAAATTAAACAAGATCATAAACGTAGATATGTCATAAATGATAGTATCGTCATTCCTATGAAAGATGGTGCCGAAGTTTCAATTGTAGTAGTTCAACAAAAGGGGAATTCAACAACTAAAAAATCAGCCATATTAGTGTCTTCCATTTACGCAGGAACCAATGAAGCTGCCGCTATGTTATCAGCATCAAAAGGCTATATAGGCGTTATTACCAATACAAGAGGAAAGAGATTGAGTCATAGCGACATCAAACCTCTTGAATATGAGCATACTGATGTTTATGAAGTCATTGATTGGATTAGTAAGCAATCCTGGTCCAATCAAAAGGTAGCCATGTTTGGAGGTAGTTACAATGGTTTTACACAATGGGCTTCTATGAAACACAAGGTGCATCCTGCTTTAAAAACCATTGTGCCCATGGTGGCTATTGCACCAGGAATTGATTACCCGATGGAGAATAATATACTGCATAATTACTCATATTCCTGGAATTTTTATGTAACCAATAACAAATTTTTAGATTTTGAAGCTTCAAATGATTTTAAGCGTTGGAATACATTAAAAAACACCTGGTACAAAACAGGAGTAGCATTTAACAAGTTAGATAGTTTAGATGGACAGACAAATACATTATGGAATACGTATATGCAACATACTAGTTATGATGAGTATTGGAAGAACATGATTCCATATAAGCAAGAGTTTGCAAAAATTGACATTCCTGTTTTAACCATTACTGGTTATTATGATGACTCACAACGAGGCGCCATGTATTATTACAATCAACATCATGAATATGCTAAAAATCCAAATCATTATTTGTTAGTTGGGCCTTATGACCATTGGACTGCACAAACGAAACCTGAAGAAAGTCTAAGAAATTACAAATTAGACAAAGCGGCTTTAATAAACATTGAAGAAAATGTTATTTATCAATGGTTTGATTACATTTTAAACGGAAAAGCAAAACCGAGTATTTTAAAAGATAAAGTCAACTTTCAGGTAATGGATACAAATACTTGGATGCACAAACCAAGTTTAAGCGCTATGACAAATGATACTTTACAGTTTTATTTAAGTGCTGATAAAACCAACGATTTTTATGCTTTAAAACCGAAAGCAAATAATTCAGAGATTCAAATGTCTATTGATTTTAAGGATCGAAAAAGTATGACTAACACAGACTATTATCCTTGGCCATTAAAAAAGGAGAATATCAATTTAAAAGATGGTTTAATTTTTAAATCTGAACCTTTAAAAGAAGATGTAATCATTAACGGTTCTTTTTTCGGGAATCTTGAATTTTCAATAAATAAAAAAGATGTTGATTATTCTGTAATCGTATATGAATTGACACCAGAAGGGAACTATTTTCATTTAAGTTATTATATTGGAAGAGGGAGCTATGCTAAAGATCGAGAACAAAGAAATTTATTGATGCCGAATCAAAAGACGCGAGTGTCTTTCGACAATTCGAAACTAATCAGTAAAAAATTAGAAAAAGGGAGTCGCATTGTAGTGGTGGTTAATGTCAATAAAAACAATAATGCTCAAATTAATTATGGTACAGGAAAGGATGTGAATAAAGAAAGTATTAAAGATGCTGAAGTACCATTAGACATAACTTTTACAGGACAAAGTAGCATTTCCCTACCAATATATAAATATAGCCAAACGAAGCTTGATTAAATTGATACCTTAATAGCTCTCAAAAGAGGTTTTTTTATAATTTTTCTAATTACCCTGTAATAATTCTTAATTTAAGACACTAATCAACAAAAACAGCACTATTGAGTAGCGATTTTTATAAATCATCCATTTTACCTTTTGCTGGAATAATTATCAAATTATGTCGAGCGTATACTAACTCGCAAGAAGATTTTGAAGATTATTACCAAGAAGTGTGTTTACAAATCTGGAGAAGTAAAGACAATTTCCGTGAAGAATCGCAATGGAGTACTTGGGTATATCGTATTTCATTAAACGTTTGTTTAACCTTACTCAAGAAAAAGAAAAATAATGTTCAGCATTTTGTGTCTGATTCTATAACTGTTGAAGAAACCGAAGACAATTACGCGTTTTCAGACGAATCTCTAAATTTATTATATGATGCCATAAGAAAACTATCGGAAATAGATAGAGCCGTTATCATGCTTTATTTGGAAGAAAAATCGCAAAAGGAAATCGCTGAAATTATAGGAACGAACCCAAATAATATTGGTGTACGTGTTAAAAGAATTAAAACTAGATTAAAAAAATTATTAGATGGAAAAATCAATTGAAAACATTTGGAAAGAAGGTTTTCTCAAGAGCGACGCACTAGTAGCACCAAAAATAAACAATCTTTACAACCAAAAATCAATTCATATCATTGATAAATTTAAAAGAATGTTTAAAATAAATTTGATTGCCATTGTGGCATTCTCGTTTGCTTTTTTAGTCGTCTCTTTCATTATAGGAATTCCAATAACAGGTATCATATTTTTTGTTACTCTTTCAGTTCTTGTTTTTATTAATAAGAGGTTATTAAACGATTTAGAGAAAATCGATATAGGTATAAGCAGTTATCAATACTTAAAAGCATTTAACCAATGGATAAACAAACAGGTATCCATCAACAAGAGATTTTCAAGGTTTTTGTATCCAATTATATTCATGTCATTGGTTTTAGGCTTTTGGTTTAAAGATGCCGAAGGCATGCCTTTGGGTGAAAGACTTGTAGATGAAATACTTGTTGGTTTTCCAGACACCTATTTAATATTTGGAATCCCACTCATCGGAATTGTTATCGTGGCATTCATCTTGGTTTTGCTATTCCTTGTTGGAGGTCGAATTTATAAATGGGATTTAAACATTGTTTATGGAAGACTATTCAAAAAACTAGAAGAACTGATGACAGACATAGAAAGCTTAAGAAGTTAAACAATTGATAATAAGGTGTTTTGTTGTGGTTTTTTAAAATAAATAAATTTTAGGTGTAATATTTTTTGATTTGGGCCACTAACCAAGAAAACAGTAAAAATTATGACACTATTAAATGCAATTAACTTTTTTGAAAGTTTAAAAACTGAATCCTCTAAAAAATCTGAAATCAAGATTTATACACAATTTATTGATATTCTTAAAAAATTAGAAAATAGAGCATTCACCAATGATGACATTCAATCTATAGAAATAGAACTGGATAGCTTAAAACTAAACTCAAATCCAGACAACAGAAAACAATTCTTTAAAAACGCACTGAGTAAATTTGAGACCTATTTAAAGGACACCTTTTCTTTGACTTCCCAAGGATACTATACAAACCTGAGTGTAACTTTAGGAATGTTATTCGGAGTTGTAGCTGGAATTCTAATAGGTGAGCGTTTTGAAAGGTCTTTAGGGATTTCCTTTGGCATTTGTATGGGACTATTTATTGGCGCATTTATAGGTCGCCGTAAGGACGCTCAAGCTAAAGAAGCTGGACACATGCTCTAATGTAAATCTAACTAAATCCCTCTTCAAATATCTTCGATTACTAAATTAGTAATACTATTTTTTAATACCACAAGGCTAACGAAAATTTGGTCTAGACATCATCAATCAAAATTTAACGGACATGAAAACAATAACAATTACCATACTTTTAATTTTACTCGCCATTACTACTGCACGTTCTCAAGATATTTCAGGACATTGGAACGGAACAACCAAAAGAGGCGATAAAGAAATCACCTTTGTTTTTAATATAAAACCAGAAAACGCTACGTATTCAACTTCTATGGATATTCCCACGTTTAGAATTGCTGGAATCAAACCATCAGCTACAACTTTTACAAATGGAAAGCTAATTATTGATGGCTCTAATGTTGGAATGAACTATACA
Protein-coding sequences here:
- a CDS encoding LytR/AlgR family response regulator transcription factor, with protein sequence MKRFKTIIIDDERLAREEVKRALEKHKEFEIIGEASHVDEAITLIEDLQPDLLFLDIHMPGKSGFDLLEELTNVPDVVFTTAYDQYAVKAFEMNALDYLVKPLRDERFSKTIEKVKEELSHRVKLEPITLPMHQKIFIKDGEKCHFIPLTDIYFIESLENYARLYFGSDKAMIKRSLNLLAEKLDPKVFFRVNRSQMINIHYIKEIHPYFNNKLQIILTTGEKVEVSSRQSVKFKNWNSL
- a CDS encoding serine hydrolase — translated: MKVSFDRGLFNGNILIAKDNNIIYQNEFGYSDASRSKKLSRNSIFNIGSIAKEFNAVAIMILKERGLLNLDDKISNFELQLPEWSNTIRIRHLLQYTSGLPRINWNNIKNDNDIYNELKNIKHLSFKPGTDYLYSNNNVFLQRRIVEQVSGMSFNDFIKKNLLIPGGMTNTIIDADTQNPELVTAFNNAFVNDRAMDIEFSGWVNPTANDMYKWIINLHSGQFISDKSLITLFDSHSKESSSALGIGVIENDTLLIHQHHGSSFNYESFIHYNVKEDLSIVLMTNNKNRKLREITDAVENILKGNSFSIPQKSIYFAIREKCYDNANEGIQLYKNLKKQNFSEFNFSDENELNQLGYDLIKKGQIEEAISIFTLLISEFPNSSNAFDSMGESYFLNDQFELSKISYQKSLELNPENTNAEEMINRIEKINVKTN
- the trpS gene encoding tryptophan--tRNA ligase — protein: MLNKSFEKAKEQSKLLENDLYKNPHKYRVLTGDRPTGNLHLGHYFGSIINRLKLQSLGIETYILIADYQVLTDRNVFNEISKFTYELTLDYLACGLDPENYKTHIFPHSHIPELNQLTIPFLTLVSSSELNKNPTVKEEITASGLSNINAGMYIYPVHQAADILFCKSNVVPVGKDQLPHIELTRKIAKRFNTKLNKNIFTEPVALFTDTPTILGLDGIQKMSKSRNNSIMIKSTADETVKLIKSAKTDSSRYISYDPENRPEVSNLLKLASLCSDISPTDIADKIGDQGAGKLKQLTAEAINTYFESIRKKRIELEKNKDYVRDILLKGISKARETAIETLSEVTEAMNMKI
- a CDS encoding CocE/NonD family hydrolase, which translates into the protein MKKLVLILFLFAISVTSFAQELPFKKVKLSDSVALENQMQQLARQCDIQNLSAIDQFKFQVIRGEYKNALTSIKKRIAETPRDQRQYLDVYVHYVEAKLYKNFKDAFKNSYRKYVKNSDDIQVINLNKFLIVRDPTDYYVSNFNTTYTSIESEKISQATAIDVVKKYFLKTVFSETRAIYFSEIKQDHKRRYVINDSIVIPMKDGAEVSIVVVQQKGNSTTKKSAILVSSIYAGTNEAAAMLSASKGYIGVITNTRGKRLSHSDIKPLEYEHTDVYEVIDWISKQSWSNQKVAMFGGSYNGFTQWASMKHKVHPALKTIVPMVAIAPGIDYPMENNILHNYSYSWNFYVTNNKFLDFEASNDFKRWNTLKNTWYKTGVAFNKLDSLDGQTNTLWNTYMQHTSYDEYWKNMIPYKQEFAKIDIPVLTITGYYDDSQRGAMYYYNQHHEYAKNPNHYLLVGPYDHWTAQTKPEESLRNYKLDKAALINIEENVIYQWFDYILNGKAKPSILKDKVNFQVMDTNTWMHKPSLSAMTNDTLQFYLSADKTNDFYALKPKANNSEIQMSIDFKDRKSMTNTDYYPWPLKKENINLKDGLIFKSEPLKEDVIINGSFFGNLEFSINKKDVDYSVIVYELTPEGNYFHLSYYIGRGSYAKDREQRNLLMPNQKTRVSFDNSKLISKKLEKGSRIVVVVNVNKNNNAQINYGTGKDVNKESIKDAEVPLDITFTGQSSISLPIYKYSQTKLD
- a CDS encoding sensor histidine kinase, whose amino-acid sequence is MSLSYIKKISKTRLYWLCQLMGWCLVSTYWAYTVYTRDNYGILYTFLNYVLDVAIGIFLTHVYRIYALKANWSQLPIKKLLIRVIPSILLLALLYVLINNLKWYTYWTFIAGEDKNFFEAIMYWDPILLTGLRLMSIWILAYHLYHYYQKEVVTARENAQLSLIAKQAQLDNLSAQLNPHFLFNSLNSIKSLVIENPNVARRAIDLLSDLLRSSLYEKDKDLINIENELALVYDYIELEKLRYEERLQLKTNIDESLINYKIPTLSIQLLIENAIKHGIDLKVDGGVINLKIKKKDSHIHITVENPGVLNENKSGGLGLENLKKRLEIQYKGQANLSLTATESNQVCAELIIPMHINDEKI
- a CDS encoding GNAT family N-acetyltransferase, translated to MIVKKLENTTFDIIVDCFLRSFENYYVKVPTDKNYYKERWKISKVDYALSYGMFDGDKLVGFIINAIDKRNGEKIAFNTGTGVLPEYRGRRIVKSIYDFAILDLKINGVTKCSLEVIIENTKAIKSYQRIGFEICKTFNCFSGEIKLISNAKIEMNKVDYNTFDWGKLPNQNLYSWDFNLEVIKNGDYDYYQITKDNFLESFFVVNPKNEYLAQFEILKESDDCWNRLFKGIKEVSNSIKIINVDTRLNEKINFINSIGLSNTVNQYEMEMNI
- a CDS encoding RNA polymerase sigma factor; protein product: MSSDFYKSSILPFAGIIIKLCRAYTNSQEDFEDYYQEVCLQIWRSKDNFREESQWSTWVYRISLNVCLTLLKKKKNNVQHFVSDSITVEETEDNYAFSDESLNLLYDAIRKLSEIDRAVIMLYLEEKSQKEIAEIIGTNPNNIGVRVKRIKTRLKKLLDGKIN